The Streptomyces sp. NBC_00102 genome segment TCGTTCCTGGTCCTTCGCTCGGAGGGGCGTCCGGGCAGCACTCGGCCGACCGGGGGCCGGGAGAACGCGGGATTGCACGGACGTGCGCAGAATGCACCTCACCCGTGGAACGCCACGGATGCATGCGGCAGAGCCAGTCTAATGAAGGACTTCCCGCTGTCTAGCCTTGCAAAGAACTAATTTTCGACCGATGCGCCAAGGTTTTCGTAGGCGGTTCCCGCAGTTCCTCCCTCGCCCAGGCCCTCGCCCAGCAAGCGCTCCGCCGTCGCCCGGTGCAGTGAGGCCGCCGCGGGGTCGCCGAGCCGGTCCAGGGTGTCGGCCAGCCGCAACTGCAGCGCCGCCTGGAGTCGCACGTCGTCGGCCCGCCGGGCCAGGTCGACCGCCTCCCGGCAGGTGCGCAGCGAATCGTGCGGGCGGCCCGCGTACTCCTGGACCCTGGCCGCCTCGCTGAGCGCCCTGGCCTGGGCCGGAAGGTCACCGAGCCTGCGCAGCACGGCCGCGGCGGCCCGCCAGTCGCGCAGCGCCTCGCCGTACCGCCCGGCGTACGCGTGCACCGCGCCCAGCCGCCCGTACAGCCGCGCCTCGCCCTCCCGGTCGCCCTGTGCGAGCCGCTGGGCGAGCGCCCGGCCGTACCAGTCGGACGCGCGCGGGTAGTCCCCCAGTTCGGCGTGGGCGCCTCCCACGGATTCCATGGCGCGGCCGGTGGCGTAGAGGTCCTTCGCCTCCCGTCCGGCGTCCAGCGCGGCCCGGTAGCGGGCCAGGGCGGTCCGGGTGCGGCCCGTGGAGGCGTCGAGGTCGGCGAGATTGAGCAGCGCCGCCGCGCGCTCCCGGGGCAGGCCGCGGCGCTCCGCGACGTCGAGCACCAGGCCGTGCAGCCCGTACAGCTCGGGCGCGGCCGCCTCCGTGCCCAGATGCGCGGCAAGCGCTCGCACCAGGGCCGCGACCAGGCGGCGGGCGAGGGTGTCCAGCTCTCCGTCCGCCACCGCCATGCGGGCGGCGGCCACCAGCGAGGGCAGCCTGACGCGCAGCCAGACGGCGGCCTCCTCCGGGCCGGCGAAACGCAGCGCCCGGGGCAGCCCGGCGAGCTTGCCGCGAGCCGGGGAGCCCTCCGGCTCGGTGACCGCCCGGCAGGAGTGGAGCAGCCGTACGGTGCGCTCCAGCATCCGGGCCCGCGCCAGCTCGACCTCGGCCGGCCGGTCCCGCTCCTCCAGGAGGGCCCGCAGCAGGGGCGCGAGGGCGCCCGGTACCTCGTACTGGGGCTCGGCGGCGCCGTCCGTGCGCAGCAGGCCGAGGCCGACGAGGTCGTCCAGGGTCCGGCGGCCGGCGGAGACGGAGCAGCCGGCCAGCGCCGAGGCGGTGTGCGCGTCGGCGAGACCGGCGGGCGCGAGCGCCAGCAGTCGCAGTATCCGGGCGGGGGTCTCCAGCAAGGCGTCGTGCGCCATCCGGAAGGCTCGGACCAGCGGACGGGCGCCCACCGGCTGCTCCGTGTCCTCCGGGGTGCGCCGCAGGTTCTGGGTGGCGTCGGCGACGGAGGCGGTCGGGCGGGCGGCGATCCACCCCGCGACGAGCAGCAGGGCGGCCGGCTGGCCGCCGCACTCCTCGACCAGGGTCTCGGCGGTCCTGGGGTCCACGGTGATCCGCACCTGTCCGACCACCCGGGCCAGGAGGCGCACGGCGGAGCCGGTGTCCAGCCCGCCGATGGTGCAGGGGCGGACGTCGGGGACGCCGGTCAGCGGGCCGGTCGCGGTGGCCAGCACCAGGCAGCCGGGGCCGTCGGGGAGAAGAGGGTCGACCTGCTCGGCGTCCACGGCGTCGTCGAGCAGGAGCAGCAGCCGCCGCACGG includes the following:
- a CDS encoding tetratricopeptide repeat protein; its protein translation is MTDQAVDTSGPARAPGTEEPSGAAPPELFGRQRELKALQEDIERAGLNTLAGRKAARARVLLIAGRAGSGRSALAAAFAHTLTGTTPAGGSLGPLPWAAPGTGTGDYPDGVLRVSLTDPAGTKVPAERTAREILGLLSLPTPPGADADELTEMVREALAVRRLLLLLDDAVDAEQVDPLLPDGPGCLVLATATGPLTGVPDVRPCTIGGLDTGSAVRLLARVVGQVRITVDPRTAETLVEECGGQPAALLLVAGWIAARPTASVADATQNLRRTPEDTEQPVGARPLVRAFRMAHDALLETPARILRLLALAPAGLADAHTASALAGCSVSAGRRTLDDLVGLGLLRTDGAAEPQYEVPGALAPLLRALLEERDRPAEVELARARMLERTVRLLHSCRAVTEPEGSPARGKLAGLPRALRFAGPEEAAVWLRVRLPSLVAAARMAVADGELDTLARRLVAALVRALAAHLGTEAAAPELYGLHGLVLDVAERRGLPRERAAALLNLADLDASTGRTRTALARYRAALDAGREAKDLYATGRAMESVGGAHAELGDYPRASDWYGRALAQRLAQGDREGEARLYGRLGAVHAYAGRYGEALRDWRAAAAVLRRLGDLPAQARALSEAARVQEYAGRPHDSLRTCREAVDLARRADDVRLQAALQLRLADTLDRLGDPAAASLHRATAERLLGEGLGEGGTAGTAYENLGASVEN